In a single window of the Subtercola sp. PAMC28395 genome:
- the gnd gene encoding phosphogluconate dehydrogenase (NAD(+)-dependent, decarboxylating), which produces MHLGLIGLGKMGNNMRERLREAQIEVVGYDSNPAVSDVADLAALAAALPTPRIVWVMVPAGAITDSVISDLAGVLEAGDLVIDGGNSRFTEDFKHAEQLAQTGINFVDAGVSGGVWGLKNGYGLMVGGDKADVDRAMPIFDALRPDGPRAEGFVHVGEVGAGHYAKMVHNGIEYALMQAYAEGYELLDTKKDIIKDVTGTFKAWQRGTVVRSWLLELLVLALEEDPEFVDIEGYVEDSGEGRWTIEEAIANAVPVPTISASIFARFVSRQEDSPAMKAVAALRNQFGGHAVKKAD; this is translated from the coding sequence ATGCACCTCGGACTCATCGGGCTTGGAAAAATGGGCAACAACATGCGCGAAAGACTGCGCGAAGCCCAGATCGAGGTCGTCGGTTACGACAGCAATCCTGCTGTGAGTGACGTCGCAGATCTGGCCGCCCTGGCCGCTGCTCTTCCGACTCCGAGAATCGTGTGGGTCATGGTTCCCGCCGGAGCCATCACCGATTCGGTCATCTCCGACCTCGCTGGTGTACTCGAGGCGGGTGACCTGGTGATCGACGGCGGGAACTCGCGGTTCACCGAAGACTTCAAACACGCTGAGCAGCTCGCTCAGACAGGCATCAACTTTGTCGATGCGGGCGTCTCGGGTGGTGTCTGGGGGCTGAAGAACGGCTATGGGCTCATGGTAGGCGGCGACAAGGCCGACGTCGATCGTGCAATGCCGATCTTCGATGCGCTTCGGCCAGATGGGCCACGTGCAGAGGGCTTCGTGCATGTCGGTGAAGTCGGCGCCGGGCATTACGCCAAGATGGTGCACAACGGCATCGAATACGCATTGATGCAGGCATATGCAGAGGGTTATGAACTCCTCGACACCAAGAAGGACATCATCAAAGATGTCACAGGCACATTCAAGGCCTGGCAGCGAGGCACTGTCGTGCGATCGTGGCTCCTCGAGCTTCTGGTGCTCGCTCTCGAAGAAGACCCTGAATTCGTCGACATCGAGGGGTATGTGGAGGACTCCGGCGAAGGTCGGTGGACAATTGAGGAAGCAATCGCGAATGCGGTTCCGGTCCCGACGATCAGCGCTTCGATCTTCGCCCGTTTCGTCTCACGCCAGGAAGACTCTCCAGCCATGAAGGCTGTCGCGGCGCTCCGCAACCAGTTCGGTGGTCACGCGGTGAAGAAGGCCG